A single Acidobacteriaceae bacterium DNA region contains:
- a CDS encoding glycoside hydrolase family 3 C-terminal domain-containing protein codes for MFKILPAFTLALALAASAQQPQYPFRDPSLPTAKRIDNLLSLMTLDEKIDCLGTNTAVPRLGVPNFGSSEGIHGVVQRGGRGRDAIPTTQFPQPPGLGATWDPALIQQAAGVEGYEARYITQTPKYNRQILMLWGPQADLARDPRWGRSEEVYGEDPFFNGTMVTAFIHGLQGNDPHYWLSASLMKHFLANSNEDHRDSSSSNFDDRLFWEYYSVPFRMGFVDGGGRGVMASYNAWNGTPMAVNPILKSIVIDQWHALVISSDGGAVRQLWSAHHAFPDQKAAVIACLHAGINQFLDTYKDETHAAIKEGSVTEAELDTLLRRKFEVTLKLGLLDPPDSNPYARINAEHEPEPWNSAHSHEISLRTALESIVLLKNSNNTLPLDKTKLHSIAVIGLLADSVHWDWYGGTPPYAVTPLAGIKAAAGPNIKINYASTETGQQALTAAKDSDVAIVFVGNDPTCGPDMAHDWHATVDGGGTLPCTVPSDGREGRDRESLTLEQEQLVKQVFAVQLHTILVLISSFPYTINWSQQYVPAILHMAHSSQDEGTAIARVLFGDYNPGGHLVVTWPKSIDQLPPMMDYDIRHGRTYMYFKGEPLYPFGFGLSYTTFKYSNLHTSVPADGSLDVAVDVTNTGSRAGDEVVQIYAHCLHSSVSRPTQQLIGFQRVTLAPGETRSVDIPIKTSNLAYWNEKLNRFVLEKEPIELRVGDSSHNILLRARIQPK; via the coding sequence GTGTTCAAAATCCTCCCCGCGTTCACCCTCGCGCTCGCCCTCGCCGCATCCGCACAACAGCCGCAATATCCCTTCCGCGATCCATCCCTCCCGACCGCCAAACGCATCGACAATCTTCTCTCCCTCATGACCCTCGACGAGAAGATCGACTGCCTCGGCACCAACACCGCCGTGCCCCGTCTCGGGGTCCCCAACTTCGGCAGTTCCGAAGGCATCCACGGCGTCGTGCAGCGCGGCGGCCGCGGCCGCGACGCCATACCAACTACGCAGTTCCCACAGCCTCCCGGCCTCGGCGCAACCTGGGACCCGGCGCTCATCCAACAGGCGGCCGGCGTCGAAGGCTACGAAGCGCGCTACATCACGCAGACGCCGAAGTACAACCGCCAGATCCTTATGCTCTGGGGACCGCAGGCCGACCTCGCGCGCGATCCACGCTGGGGCCGCAGCGAAGAGGTCTACGGCGAGGACCCCTTCTTCAACGGCACCATGGTCACCGCCTTCATCCACGGCCTGCAGGGCAACGACCCACACTACTGGCTCTCCGCCTCGCTCATGAAGCACTTCCTCGCCAACTCCAACGAGGACCACCGCGACAGCTCATCCTCCAACTTCGACGACCGCCTCTTCTGGGAGTACTACTCCGTCCCCTTCCGCATGGGCTTCGTCGACGGCGGCGGCCGCGGCGTCATGGCCAGCTACAACGCATGGAACGGCACGCCCATGGCCGTCAACCCCATCCTCAAATCCATCGTGATCGACCAGTGGCACGCGCTCGTCATCTCCTCCGACGGCGGCGCCGTCCGCCAGCTCTGGTCCGCGCATCACGCCTTCCCCGACCAGAAGGCCGCCGTTATCGCCTGCCTCCACGCCGGCATCAATCAGTTCCTCGACACGTACAAAGACGAAACTCACGCCGCCATCAAAGAAGGCTCCGTCACTGAAGCTGAGCTCGACACACTCCTCCGCCGCAAGTTCGAGGTCACACTCAAACTCGGCCTCCTCGACCCACCTGACTCCAACCCCTACGCACGCATCAACGCTGAACACGAACCTGAGCCGTGGAACTCCGCGCACTCCCACGAAATCTCCCTCCGCACCGCGCTCGAATCCATCGTCCTCCTCAAAAATTCCAACAACACTCTCCCGCTCGACAAGACAAAACTCCACTCCATCGCCGTCATCGGCCTGCTCGCCGACTCCGTCCACTGGGACTGGTACGGCGGCACTCCTCCCTACGCCGTCACACCACTCGCCGGCATCAAGGCCGCGGCCGGACCTAACATCAAAATCAACTACGCCTCCACCGAAACAGGCCAACAAGCCCTCACCGCAGCGAAGGACTCCGACGTCGCCATCGTCTTCGTCGGCAACGACCCCACCTGCGGCCCCGACATGGCGCACGACTGGCACGCCACCGTCGACGGTGGCGGCACGCTTCCCTGCACCGTTCCCTCCGACGGTCGCGAAGGCCGCGATCGCGAATCCCTCACGCTCGAGCAGGAACAGCTCGTCAAGCAGGTCTTCGCCGTCCAGCTGCACACCATCCTCGTCCTCATCTCCAGCTTCCCCTACACCATCAATTGGTCGCAGCAATACGTCCCCGCCATCCTGCACATGGCTCACAGCTCACAGGATGAAGGCACAGCCATCGCTCGCGTCCTCTTCGGCGATTACAACCCCGGCGGCCATCTCGTCGTCACCTGGCCCAAGTCCATTGACCAGCTCCCGCCCATGATGGACTACGACATCCGCCACGGCCGCACCTACATGTATTTCAAAGGTGAGCCGCTCTATCCCTTCGGCTTCGGCCTTAGTTACACCACCTTCAAGTACTCCAACCTCCACACGAGCGTGCCCGCAGATGGCTCATTGGACGTCGCCGTGGATGTCACCAATACCGGCTCGCGCGCTGGCGATGAAGTCGTCCAGATTTACGCGCATTGCCTGCACTCCTCTGTGTCCCGTCCGACACAGCAGCTCATTGGCTTTCAGCGCGTTACGCTTGCGCCGGGAGAAACTCGCTCCGTCGACATCCCGATCAAGACCTCGAATCTCGCCTATTGGAACGAAAAGCTCAACCGCTTCGTCCTGGAAAAAGAGCCCATTGAGCTCCGCGTCGGAGACTCCTCGCACAACATCCTGCTCCGCGCGCGAATCCAACCTAAGTAG
- a CDS encoding PAS domain S-box protein: MALTFNGPDSLHQKLELVAHTGLLLARNAQLEAITQRATDAALQLTGAEFGSFVCNQSTPHAGSYVFYTVSGTGTNRSSTFPAHAALAAPLKDRTIIRSRDIGRDTRFRGPIPGDGLPHETRTIRSYLVVPVRNLTGEILGAFVLGHEEPDVFDETAELLICTLASQTAVAIENARARTLLSRQIGDLDRVHAQMNVDAKRLGELAAIVEGSDDAIISKDLDGVITSWNKAAQRILGYTADEIIGKSVLTLIPEHLQGDEPVIISKISAGERIEHFETVRRTKSGELLDVSLTISPIRDASGQIVGASKILRDFSHRKRIENSLIQAEKIAATGRMAATIAHEINNPLEAVLNLLYLMRPLVEGDGKTYLSTAEIELNRVAHIAKQTLGYYREHSSAVCISLAQLVDHALAVYSPRCSAYNIEVERCVDSSAKIVVRRGEMMQVISNLLANAIYAMGEGGRLSVCLTDVQTPAPGVLLTIADNGVGIPQENLSKVFEAFFTTRLMIGTGIGLFVAKQFVEGHGGQIGIESSTDPEKHGTKVSVFLPLHTIYEKTLDPAPIA, encoded by the coding sequence ATGGCTTTGACCTTTAACGGCCCCGATTCTTTGCACCAGAAGCTCGAGCTCGTGGCGCACACCGGCCTGCTGCTCGCTCGCAACGCCCAACTTGAAGCGATTACGCAGCGCGCAACGGACGCCGCGCTGCAACTCACAGGCGCGGAGTTTGGTTCATTCGTCTGTAATCAGTCCACGCCGCACGCCGGCAGTTACGTCTTCTACACCGTCTCCGGCACTGGCACAAACCGTTCGTCCACCTTCCCGGCTCATGCCGCGCTGGCCGCTCCGCTCAAAGATCGCACCATCATCCGCTCGCGGGACATCGGCCGCGACACCCGTTTCCGCGGTCCGATTCCCGGTGACGGCCTCCCGCACGAAACCCGCACCATCCGCAGCTATCTCGTCGTTCCAGTCCGGAACCTCACCGGCGAGATCCTCGGCGCGTTCGTCCTCGGCCACGAAGAACCCGACGTCTTCGACGAAACCGCCGAGCTCCTCATATGTACTCTCGCCTCGCAGACCGCCGTTGCGATCGAAAACGCCCGCGCCCGCACACTGCTCTCCCGCCAGATCGGCGATCTGGACCGCGTTCACGCCCAGATGAACGTCGACGCCAAGCGCCTCGGCGAGCTCGCCGCCATCGTCGAGGGCTCCGACGACGCGATCATCAGCAAGGACCTCGACGGCGTCATCACCAGCTGGAACAAAGCCGCGCAACGCATCCTCGGTTACACGGCCGACGAGATCATCGGCAAGTCCGTCCTCACGCTCATCCCCGAGCATCTCCAGGGCGACGAGCCGGTCATCATCTCCAAAATCAGCGCCGGTGAGCGCATCGAGCACTTCGAGACCGTTCGCCGCACCAAGTCCGGCGAGCTCCTCGACGTCTCTCTCACCATCTCTCCCATCCGCGACGCGAGCGGCCAGATCGTCGGCGCCTCCAAGATCCTCCGCGATTTCTCCCACCGCAAGCGGATCGAAAACTCGCTCATTCAGGCGGAAAAGATCGCCGCAACCGGACGCATGGCCGCCACCATTGCGCACGAGATCAACAATCCGCTCGAGGCCGTCCTCAATCTCCTCTACCTTATGCGCCCGCTCGTCGAGGGTGACGGTAAAACCTATCTCTCGACGGCCGAGATCGAGCTCAATCGCGTCGCGCACATCGCCAAGCAGACGCTCGGCTACTACCGCGAGCACAGCTCCGCAGTCTGCATCTCTCTCGCGCAGCTGGTCGATCACGCACTCGCCGTCTACAGTCCGCGCTGCTCCGCCTACAACATCGAGGTCGAACGCTGCGTCGATAGCTCCGCGAAGATCGTTGTTCGCCGCGGCGAGATGATGCAGGTCATCTCCAACCTTCTCGCGAACGCCATCTACGCCATGGGCGAGGGCGGCCGTCTGTCCGTTTGTCTCACCGACGTTCAGACGCCAGCTCCGGGCGTCCTGCTGACCATCGCAGACAACGGCGTCGGCATTCCCCAGGAGAATTTGAGCAAAGTTTTCGAGGCCTTCTTCACTACCCGCCTGATGATTGGAACCGGCATAGGCCTCTTCGTGGCAAAGCAGTTCGTCGAGGGCCACGGAGGCCAGATCGGGATCGAAAGTAGCACCGATCCCGAAAAACACGGCACAAAGGTCTCCGTCTTCCTTCCCCTGCACACCATCTACGAAAAGACCCTCGATCCCGCCCCCATCGCCTGA
- a CDS encoding NUDIX hydrolase, with the protein MADEVIRTISSREVYRNAWTSVREDVIERSNGQRGIYGVVDKDPACIVIPIERTADGDFLWLVRQFRYTVGGTYFELPQGGWEQAEVDPEEMARGELREETGLRAERMTELAKLWIGYGVMRQLHHVFLAEGLTEGQHEREPEEHDMTVHRVRVSEFEAMLLDGRVMDNCSAAAWGVYRVWRDRG; encoded by the coding sequence GTGGCGGACGAGGTCATCAGGACCATCAGCAGTCGAGAGGTCTATCGGAATGCGTGGACGAGTGTCCGCGAGGATGTCATCGAGCGGTCAAACGGCCAGCGCGGAATCTACGGTGTCGTGGATAAGGATCCTGCTTGCATCGTGATTCCGATCGAGCGTACTGCTGATGGAGATTTTTTGTGGCTGGTGCGGCAGTTCCGGTACACGGTGGGGGGAACTTACTTCGAACTGCCGCAGGGTGGGTGGGAGCAGGCAGAGGTTGATCCGGAGGAGATGGCGCGCGGGGAGCTGCGCGAGGAGACCGGCCTGCGCGCCGAGCGGATGACCGAGCTGGCGAAGCTCTGGATCGGCTATGGCGTTATGCGGCAGCTACACCATGTGTTCCTGGCCGAAGGGCTGACCGAGGGACAGCATGAGCGCGAGCCGGAGGAGCATGACATGACGGTGCATCGCGTCCGCGTGAGCGAATTTGAGGCGATGCTGCTGGACGGGCGGGTGATGGATAACTGCTCGGCCGCAGCCTGGGGCGTTTATCGGGTGTGGAGGGATCGGGGGTAG
- the treZ gene encoding malto-oligosyltrehalose trehalohydrolase: protein MQEFRIWAPRAEKLKLQLVNREPLAMEGPDQTGWWCVSVQDVGPGTDYAFLVDDDPTPYPDPRSAWQPRGVHSFSRTYDQNAFQWTDKNWHSPPLSAAILYELHIGTFSKEGTFDSAIEHLDYLVDLGITHVELMPINEFAGQRGWGYDGVFLFAPFEPYGGPDGFKRFIDACHAKNLAVILDVVYNHFGPVGNYTNKFAPYLTERYHTPWGAAVNFNESGSDEVRRFFCDNALMWLKDYHVDGLRLDATHEFIDRSAVHFMEQLSAEVERIGATIGRRFVLIAESDLNDPKFVRPREAHGYGMDAQWSDDFHHSLFTLLWSDPGRGYYDDFGTMDDLVKSLKHVFVYDGIHSRYRDHRHGRPVDGLSAHHFLGYIQNHDQVGNRAIGERLEHLVGMDAAKVALGIVLTAPFVPMLFMGEEFAASSPFLYFADHEEEEMRRLVSEGRKRDFAAFGWDESSIPDPEAEETFERSKLIWSEIHEGNHQKMLDWVKQLIRLRRTTVSLNDGDLGHLKVACREQDKSLVMQRGKVRILANLGDTPVKTDMLGGEKVRLSSSEGTVLSAGQIALPKMSLAILERTEES from the coding sequence ATGCAAGAGTTCCGGATATGGGCGCCCCGCGCCGAGAAGCTGAAGCTGCAATTAGTGAATCGCGAGCCGCTCGCTATGGAAGGACCGGACCAGACGGGTTGGTGGTGCGTCTCCGTGCAGGACGTCGGGCCCGGTACCGACTATGCCTTTCTGGTGGATGACGACCCTACACCGTATCCCGATCCGCGCAGTGCGTGGCAGCCCCGCGGTGTGCATTCCTTCTCGCGCACATATGACCAAAACGCTTTCCAATGGACGGACAAAAACTGGCACTCGCCTCCGCTCTCAGCCGCGATCCTCTACGAGCTGCACATCGGAACCTTCAGCAAAGAGGGAACCTTCGACAGCGCGATCGAACACCTGGATTACCTCGTCGATCTCGGCATCACCCACGTGGAACTGATGCCGATCAATGAGTTCGCCGGCCAGCGCGGCTGGGGCTACGACGGCGTCTTCCTCTTCGCGCCGTTCGAACCCTACGGCGGTCCTGACGGATTCAAGCGCTTCATCGACGCCTGCCACGCGAAGAACCTCGCGGTCATTCTGGACGTCGTGTATAACCACTTCGGCCCGGTAGGGAATTACACCAACAAGTTCGCACCGTATCTTACGGAGCGGTACCACACGCCGTGGGGCGCAGCAGTAAACTTCAACGAGAGCGGAAGCGATGAGGTCCGCAGGTTCTTCTGCGACAACGCGCTGATGTGGCTGAAGGACTATCACGTCGATGGTCTCCGCCTCGACGCCACGCACGAGTTCATCGACCGCTCCGCGGTGCACTTCATGGAGCAGCTCTCGGCGGAGGTCGAGCGCATCGGCGCGACGATCGGTCGCAGGTTCGTTCTTATCGCGGAAAGCGACCTGAACGATCCGAAGTTTGTGCGCCCGCGCGAGGCGCACGGTTATGGCATGGACGCGCAGTGGAGCGATGACTTCCACCACTCGCTCTTCACGTTGCTGTGGAGCGACCCGGGTCGCGGCTACTACGACGACTTCGGCACGATGGACGATCTCGTCAAGAGCCTCAAGCACGTGTTTGTCTACGACGGAATCCACTCGCGTTATCGCGACCACCGGCACGGGCGTCCCGTGGACGGGCTCTCCGCGCATCACTTCCTTGGCTACATCCAGAATCACGATCAGGTCGGCAATCGCGCTATCGGAGAGCGGCTGGAGCATCTTGTCGGCATGGACGCGGCAAAGGTTGCGTTGGGCATCGTGCTCACGGCTCCGTTCGTTCCCATGCTGTTCATGGGTGAGGAGTTCGCCGCCTCGTCGCCGTTCCTCTACTTCGCGGATCACGAGGAGGAGGAGATGCGCCGGCTGGTTTCCGAGGGGCGCAAGCGTGACTTCGCGGCCTTCGGGTGGGACGAGTCATCGATTCCCGATCCCGAAGCTGAAGAGACCTTCGAACGCTCGAAGCTGATCTGGAGTGAAATCCACGAGGGCAATCACCAGAAGATGCTCGACTGGGTGAAGCAGCTGATCCGATTGCGCCGGACTACCGTCAGCCTGAACGACGGTGATCTCGGCCACCTCAAGGTGGCGTGCCGGGAGCAGGACAAGTCGCTGGTGATGCAGCGCGGGAAGGTGCGCATCCTGGCGAACCTTGGCGACACACCTGTGAAGACGGATATGCTCGGCGGCGAGAAGGTGCGATTGAGCTCGAGCGAGGGGACCGTGCTCTCGGCCGGACAGATAGCGCTGCCGAAGATGAGCCTCGCGATCCTCGAACGGACCGAGGAATCGTGA
- the treY gene encoding malto-oligosyltrehalose synthase, giving the protein MKRVPSATYRLQLHKGFTFDDASAVADYIRELGVSHVYSSPYLQAAPNSMHGYDVVDHRRVNEELGGAEGHARFCKRLGEVGLGQVLDIVPNHMSLGEQNRYWHDVLENGHNSRYDSFFDIDWNPNEERLRDKVLVPILEDQYGSVLSRGGIVLARQGATFVVKASGQTLPVAPESLSGLLNLAAEYAKSDTLNFLAASYGRLPVAEFSDRRTVLARHRDKVVLHSLLGRLLKEDRVRDGVDRAVRELNENVDTLHAFLEQQHFRIAYWKTADQQLGYRRFFDVNTLIGLRVEREYVFEETHALILKWLHHGVLDGIRVDHPDGLRDPLQYFQRLRQRAPDAWIIGEKILEPGEWLRASWPIEGTTGYDFLNVALGVLVKPDGLNQLGEYYAEYTGDTTPYPVVAHDKKMNVAQEALGSDVNRLASLFVEICESSREYRDFTRAEIRRAIREVAACFAIYRTYVVPDRDEITDEDINIIARATHCANDNRQDIDGLLFSFMRDVLTLRVRGEKEREFVYRFQQFTSPVMAKGVEDTAFYCSNRLTAMNEVGGDPDCDGFSLDYFHTYNEATQRTFPQTMTTLSTHDTKRSDDVRARLAVLSEVPDEFHQLAEHWSRHNARYTSGGVIDRGTEWFLYQTIIGAWPINAERLRNYMEKAMREAKLRTSWVSQNNEYEEALRKFVDSLLGDVKFISELEEFVNKINYAGRVNSLAQTLLKYTSPGVPDLYQGAELWDHSLVDPDNRRPVDYDLRRKLLKEMRSMTAEQVMQRMDEGLPKLWVIHHALWLRRERAHSFGPEAPYRPCKAQGPHADRVIAYTRAGDILTVVPRWTQSRTSWDETTLELPEGRWTNCLTGQNFEGLQQIENLFAVFPVSLLTRERRSQHGR; this is encoded by the coding sequence GTGAAGCGAGTGCCCAGCGCGACCTACAGGCTGCAGTTGCACAAAGGCTTCACCTTTGACGACGCCTCGGCCGTCGCCGACTACATTCGCGAGCTCGGTGTCAGCCACGTGTACAGCTCGCCCTATCTGCAGGCTGCACCCAACAGCATGCACGGTTATGACGTCGTCGATCATCGCCGCGTCAATGAAGAGCTCGGCGGCGCAGAAGGCCACGCCCGTTTCTGCAAGCGTCTCGGCGAGGTCGGTCTCGGCCAGGTGCTCGACATTGTGCCGAATCACATGAGCCTTGGCGAGCAGAACCGCTACTGGCACGATGTCCTCGAGAACGGACACAACAGCCGCTACGACAGCTTCTTCGACATCGACTGGAACCCCAACGAAGAACGCCTGCGCGACAAGGTGCTCGTCCCCATCCTCGAAGACCAGTACGGCAGTGTGCTGAGCAGGGGAGGCATCGTCCTCGCACGCCAGGGCGCCACCTTCGTCGTCAAAGCCTCCGGCCAGACGCTCCCTGTCGCGCCCGAAAGCCTCTCCGGTCTGCTCAATCTCGCCGCCGAGTATGCCAAGAGCGACACACTGAACTTCCTCGCGGCAAGCTACGGCCGGCTTCCTGTCGCAGAGTTCTCGGATCGCCGCACTGTTCTTGCGCGCCATCGCGATAAGGTCGTGCTGCACAGCCTGCTGGGGCGGCTCCTCAAAGAAGACCGTGTGCGCGACGGTGTGGATCGCGCTGTGCGCGAGCTGAACGAAAACGTCGATACCCTGCATGCATTCCTTGAGCAGCAGCACTTCCGCATTGCCTACTGGAAGACTGCCGATCAGCAGCTCGGCTATCGCCGCTTTTTCGATGTGAACACGCTCATCGGTCTCCGCGTCGAACGCGAGTATGTCTTTGAAGAGACACACGCGCTCATCCTCAAGTGGCTACACCATGGGGTGCTCGATGGCATACGCGTTGACCACCCCGACGGGCTTCGCGACCCGCTCCAGTACTTCCAACGTCTGCGCCAGCGTGCCCCTGATGCATGGATCATCGGCGAGAAGATCCTCGAGCCCGGCGAGTGGCTGCGCGCGAGCTGGCCCATCGAAGGAACCACCGGCTACGACTTCCTGAACGTCGCGCTGGGCGTGCTCGTAAAGCCTGATGGCCTCAACCAGCTCGGCGAGTACTACGCGGAATACACCGGCGACACGACGCCATACCCCGTCGTGGCGCACGACAAGAAGATGAACGTCGCGCAGGAGGCTCTCGGCAGTGACGTCAATCGTCTCGCCAGCCTCTTCGTCGAGATCTGCGAATCCAGCCGTGAATATCGCGACTTCACGCGCGCCGAGATCCGCCGGGCCATCCGTGAGGTTGCGGCATGTTTCGCGATCTATCGCACCTACGTCGTTCCTGATCGCGACGAGATCACCGACGAAGACATCAACATCATCGCGCGTGCAACTCATTGCGCGAACGACAATCGCCAGGACATCGATGGCTTGCTGTTCAGTTTCATGCGCGATGTACTCACGCTCAGGGTCCGCGGCGAAAAGGAGCGCGAGTTTGTCTACCGCTTCCAGCAATTCACCAGTCCGGTAATGGCCAAAGGCGTCGAAGACACTGCGTTCTACTGCTCCAATCGCCTCACGGCGATGAACGAAGTTGGCGGAGATCCTGACTGCGACGGATTCTCGCTCGACTACTTCCACACCTACAACGAAGCGACGCAGCGGACCTTTCCGCAGACGATGACCACGCTCAGCACGCATGACACAAAACGCAGCGACGATGTGCGCGCGCGTCTTGCGGTGCTCTCGGAAGTTCCCGACGAGTTCCATCAGCTCGCCGAGCATTGGAGCCGCCACAACGCGCGCTACACCTCCGGCGGCGTCATCGATCGCGGCACCGAATGGTTCCTGTATCAGACGATCATCGGTGCGTGGCCCATAAACGCCGAGCGTCTGCGGAATTACATGGAAAAGGCCATGCGCGAGGCGAAGCTGAGGACCAGCTGGGTCTCGCAGAACAACGAGTATGAAGAGGCGCTGCGCAAATTTGTTGATTCACTTCTCGGCGACGTGAAATTCATCTCGGAGCTCGAGGAGTTCGTAAACAAGATCAACTACGCAGGCCGCGTTAACTCGCTCGCGCAAACGCTCCTGAAGTACACCTCACCTGGCGTGCCCGATCTCTATCAGGGCGCCGAGCTCTGGGATCACTCGCTTGTCGACCCTGACAATCGCAGACCCGTCGATTACGATCTTCGCCGCAAACTGCTCAAGGAGATGCGTTCCATGACCGCCGAGCAGGTGATGCAGCGTATGGACGAGGGACTGCCGAAGCTCTGGGTGATTCACCACGCCCTTTGGCTCCGCCGCGAGCGCGCGCACAGCTTCGGTCCGGAGGCACCGTATAGACCCTGCAAGGCGCAGGGCCCGCACGCGGACCGCGTCATTGCCTACACCCGCGCTGGCGACATCCTGACCGTCGTTCCTCGCTGGACGCAGTCCCGAACTTCGTGGGATGAAACGACGCTCGAGTTGCCGGAAGGCCGCTGGACGAACTGCCTCACCGGTCAGAACTTTGAAGGTCTTCAACAAATTGAAAATTTATTCGCGGTTTTTCCTGTGTCACTGCTAACCCGCGAGCGGCGCAGCCAGCACGGGCGCTGA
- a CDS encoding alpha-1,4-glucan--maltose-1-phosphate maltosyltransferase: MKPTEGRRRVVIEEVQPVVDGGRYPAKRVIGDVVGVTAAIFGDGHDHVAGRVLYRHESEKEWCEARFEPLTNDLWQARFPVDRIGAWSFTIEGWVDHFDTWSHDLVKRLDAQPDPKEPTAQVTPQDIPLALRIGANLLEAAADRAEKTDAADGKRLTEAAAQLRHLADANLPYYDSPITPELEALVRKYPDLSFATKLDRELPLWVDRERARFSAWYELFPRSCSPVPGQHGTFRDMEARLPEIAAMGFDILYMPPIHPVGVQYRKGKNNSVKSDPEDVGSPWAIGGAEGGHTALHPQLGTMQDFEHLVKATQAHGMEIALDIAFQCSPDHPWVKNHPDWFTIRPDGTIQYAENPPKKYQDIYPLNFETKDWRGLWDALYGVFKYWVDHGVRVFRVDNPHTKALPFWEWCIAEIRKTHPEVIFLAEAFTRPHVMYSLAKGGYTQGYTYFTWRTTKGELQDYFEEISNPPVSDFFRPNVWPNTPDILHAQLQEPDPVKRSAVFQLRAVLASTLSANWGIYGPAFELCEWRPAKPAPGKTGSEEYLDSEKYQIREWNRSAPESIAPLITKLNRIRKENRALERNEHLVFHDAPNPQLLCYSKATADKSNVILVVVNLDPATEQTAWLDLKLDALGLPWKGSFMVEELLTGATYTWNNQWNYVALRPWEMPAHVFRIVRP; the protein is encoded by the coding sequence ATGAAGCCAACCGAGGGACGCCGGCGCGTTGTGATCGAAGAGGTGCAGCCAGTGGTGGATGGCGGCAGATATCCGGCGAAACGCGTGATCGGCGATGTCGTGGGGGTGACGGCGGCGATCTTTGGAGATGGACACGACCATGTCGCCGGGCGCGTGCTGTACAGGCACGAGAGCGAAAAGGAGTGGTGCGAGGCCCGTTTCGAGCCCTTGACCAATGATCTCTGGCAGGCACGGTTTCCAGTGGACCGGATTGGCGCGTGGAGCTTCACGATAGAGGGATGGGTGGATCACTTCGACACGTGGTCGCACGATCTGGTGAAGCGGTTGGATGCGCAGCCGGACCCGAAGGAGCCGACCGCGCAGGTGACGCCGCAGGATATTCCGCTGGCGCTGCGGATTGGAGCGAACCTGTTGGAGGCGGCGGCGGATCGGGCGGAGAAGACAGATGCGGCTGATGGAAAGAGGCTTACGGAGGCTGCGGCGCAGTTGCGCCATCTGGCGGATGCAAATCTGCCTTACTATGACTCGCCCATAACGCCGGAGCTGGAAGCGCTGGTGAGAAAGTATCCGGATCTGAGCTTTGCGACGAAGCTCGACCGCGAGCTGCCGCTGTGGGTCGACCGCGAACGAGCACGATTCTCCGCGTGGTATGAGCTGTTTCCGCGGTCCTGCTCGCCTGTGCCGGGGCAGCATGGAACGTTTCGCGACATGGAAGCGCGGCTGCCGGAGATTGCGGCGATGGGCTTTGACATCTTGTACATGCCGCCGATTCATCCTGTCGGCGTGCAGTATCGCAAGGGCAAGAACAATTCGGTGAAGTCGGACCCGGAGGATGTGGGCAGCCCGTGGGCAATTGGCGGCGCGGAGGGTGGACACACGGCGCTGCATCCGCAGCTTGGCACGATGCAGGATTTCGAGCACCTGGTAAAGGCGACACAGGCGCATGGGATGGAGATTGCGCTGGACATTGCGTTCCAATGCTCGCCCGATCACCCGTGGGTGAAGAACCATCCGGATTGGTTTACGATCCGGCCGGATGGAACAATCCAGTATGCGGAGAATCCGCCGAAGAAATACCAGGATATTTATCCGCTGAACTTCGAGACGAAGGACTGGCGCGGGCTGTGGGATGCGCTGTATGGCGTGTTCAAGTACTGGGTGGATCACGGTGTGCGCGTGTTTCGCGTCGACAATCCGCATACGAAAGCGCTGCCGTTCTGGGAGTGGTGCATCGCGGAGATACGGAAGACGCATCCCGAGGTGATCTTCCTGGCGGAGGCGTTTACGCGCCCGCATGTGATGTATTCGCTGGCGAAGGGTGGCTACACGCAGGGGTATACGTATTTCACGTGGAGGACGACGAAGGGCGAGTTGCAGGACTACTTTGAAGAGATTTCGAATCCGCCGGTGTCGGATTTTTTCCGCCCGAACGTGTGGCCGAATACGCCGGACATTCTGCATGCGCAGTTGCAGGAGCCCGATCCGGTCAAGCGGAGCGCGGTATTCCAGTTGCGCGCAGTGCTTGCGTCCACGTTGAGTGCGAACTGGGGAATTTATGGGCCAGCGTTCGAGCTGTGCGAGTGGCGGCCGGCGAAACCTGCTCCGGGCAAAACTGGAAGCGAGGAGTACCTGGACAGCGAGAAATATCAGATTCGAGAGTGGAACCGAAGTGCGCCAGAGTCGATTGCTCCGCTGATTACGAAGTTGAACCGCATCCGGAAAGAGAATCGTGCGCTGGAGAGGAATGAGCACCTGGTGTTTCACGACGCACCAAATCCTCAGCTTCTTTGCTACTCGAAAGCGACGGCGGATAAGAGCAATGTGATTCTGGTGGTGGTCAACCTTGACCCTGCGACTGAGCAGACGGCGTGGCTGGATTTGAAGTTGGATGCGCTGGGGCTGCCGTGGAAGGGCAGCTTTATGGTTGAAGAGCTGTTGACGGGCGCGACGTATACGTGGAACAACCAGTGGAACTACGTGGCGCTGCGGCCGTGGGAGATGCCGGCGCATGTGTTCCGCATTGTGAGGCCCTGA